Within Pelotomaculum schinkii, the genomic segment TAATCACTTCCAACACCCCCAGGGCCTGCAGGCTCTGGATGGGCAGGAGAAGATTGCCGCCGTAATCTTCTTCAAACAGGCGACGGACCACATTGAGGCGCTCAAAATACATCACAGCCAGGTCACGAAAGGCTGTATTGTCTCTATTTCTGTAAATCTCGGCTTCCGCCAGGCGGATCAAGGCATCCAGGTGTCGTAAATACCTCTCCTGCAAAAGGTGGTCGTTCAGCATAGCGACCAGCGGCGGTGACAGGGACAGGGTGATACTAAAATGAACCTCGTCCTTTACCAGTTTTTCAAAGGACTGGACCAGCGGAAGATAACACTCAGTGATAGCCTCAAAGAGCCATCGCTCTTCCATAATACCGGGGTCTTCCGGGTGGCGGATGTAGGGCAGGTGGGCGTGCAAAACCATCGCCAGGTATCCGTCAGGCAAATCACTTACCCCCCTAAAAATAAAAATCCATACTAAGATTATAGCATGGCTGGAATTCCCGGTACGTAACTATTCAAAAAGTCCGAGACTTATTTTGGCGCCGAGCAGTTCTTGCAAAGACCAAAGATTTTAAGCTGGTGGTTTGTAATTGTAAATTCATGCTGCTGGCAGACGCGATTCTCCAGTTCTTCCAATAGATCTTCATTAACCTCGATGATATTGCCGCACTGAGTACAGATGAGATGATGGTGCTGGTGGCTGTGCCCCAAACCCGCTCCCAACTCGTAGCGCTTGCGCCCGTCACCGAAATCAATAGCGTGGATAATCTCAAACTCGTGGAACAATTCCAGGGTCCGGTAAACCGTGGCCAGTCCCGTGTCAGGCGCCTTTGACTTGACTAAATTGTAGACTTCCTCGGCGCTTAAATGCTTGTCCTTATTTTCCAGCAGCACTCTCAAAACCAGTTCCCGCCGGGAAGTAAGTTTGTACTCTTTTTGCCTTAGTTTATCACCAACATCGGAGATTAAATTTTTCATTACTACACCACCAGAACTGTCCTTTTTGTTAGTATAATGAAAGTTGGGGAAAGTGTCAATTAAAGGATATTGTTGGGACGTGGGTCGTGAGACGTGGGACGTGAGAATGCAAGCATTCCTTTGGGGTCTTTTTACTTTATGCTGTCTTCTCCTTAATAATACGTCTTATTCTAAATATCCAAAAACAAAAGCCTATAAAGAATATTTTGCAGGTTTATCTGCTTAAATTATAAAGTTGAAAACTACCTGAGGCTCTGGTTGTTTTGCGATAGGTAATATTTCTGTTTGTATCTTTTCCAGCGCCTGCGGCGGGCATTATTATGGACTCTGACAATTACCAGTAAAAGAGCCAGGACCGGCGCCGCTATCAACCAGGGGCAAATCTGGACGAGTAATTTTCGATCAACCTGTTTTTGTGCGATCAGGTCGACCCTGCCCAACTCGCGGTCGCCTTCAAAGAAGACCAGTTCACCCAACTTTGTACCGGCTTTTACCGGCGCGTTAACATTGGCTGCCAGCTTGACTTCCGGCCTGAAATCTGCAGGATTATCCGTCGGGAAGTTGTAGTTTAAGGAACAGCCCGTTTGCACAGGCACGGACTCGTCCAACCCGTAGCGGACGGGAACCTCCCCAACAAACTTGCCCGCTTCAGTCAGACAAATGTTGTTATAATCGTTAAAACCGTAATCAAGGAGAGTTTGCGAGTCGGTCCAGATGTTGGCGCCTTCGGTCTTCAGGACCACCGCCACCAGTTCCCTGCCGTTGCGGTTCGCAGCCGAAACCAGGCATTGCCTGGCTATTTCCGTATATCCGTTTTTTATCCCGACAGCCCCTTCATAATTCCACAGGAGCCTGTTGTGGTTTTCAAGATAGGTTTGGGCCATGGGGTCACCCCTGTCGATGGTCCTGATTTTAGTGGCCACTATTTTCCTGAATTCAGGGTTCTGCATGGCGTAGTAGGAAATCAAAGCCATATCGTGGGCAGTGCTGTAGTGATTGGGGTCAGGCAGGCCGTTGGGGTTAATAAAGTGAGAATTCACCGCCCCTACCTCGGCAGCCTTTTCATTCATGAGATCAGCAAACTTTTCCACCGAACCTGCTACGTGAACGGCAATCGCAACAGCCGCATCATTGCCTGAATTCAGCATCAAGGCGTAGAGAAGGTCTTCCAGCGACATCTTTTCCCCTTCCAGGAGGCCAAGAGCCGACCCCTCAACGTTGCAGGCTTCGGCCGTTATCGTTACCATGTCATTGAGCTTGCTGTTTTCAAGAGCAATAACAGCAGTGAGGATCTTGGTGGTGCTGGCCGGGTACATCTGCTGATACGGATTTTTCTCATATAGGAATTGCCCGTTCCTGCCGTCAATTAGCGCTGCCGCTTCACCGGAAATCTCAGGAACAGCAACGGCAGGCCGGGGACTGTGGAATAACAGCATAATAATAACGGCCAGTATGGTGCACAGGCCTGTCTTAGTCTGCATTGCATCACCTGGAGGTAAATTTTAACACATATACAAAAAGAATCGGAAACTTGAAAAACCAAAATATATTATACCATATTGGTTATTGTGTTCACAGTATATAAAAAAAGATCAATCTGCCTTGCGCGGCCGGAACCACATGGACAGGACCAGTACAGCGCCCGTTATAAAAATTATTAAACCAAACAACAATGAGGATGAGGCGTTCAGAGCGCCGGATTTACTAAAGGCCTCCAGCAGGTGTGCCGTCACTCCCCCGATGAGAAATGCCAGAGCGTAAATGACACACCAGAGAAGGATCCCCTCGCGCCATCCACGTTCTTTTAATATGACCATGGTTGAGGCAATGCAAGGGACAGTCAGGGTCAAGGTAAGCATTACCACGAAATCCTGGATGGGAAGCATATGCAGGTTCATAATGGTGGCCGCTCCAAATTCCTTGCGGATAGCGCCCATGATGAAGACATCGGCAATTTCCGGCGGCAGGTGCAGCCAGTTTACAGTAAGCGGCGTGAGCAGCGCGCGCAAACCCTGCAGGAGTCCCGTAACCTCCAGAATACTTAAGAATAGAGCTCCCCCTGCAAAAAGCGGCAAGGCTTCTTTTATAAAATTATAAGATCTTGTCCAGGCCTTTTTTATAAAATTTTTCGGCTGCGGCAAACGCAACGGCGGCAGTTCAATCAGAAGCGGGGCGGGAACACCCGGCAGATAGCGCGCCAAAAACGTCCCGGTGGTAGTCAGGATGCTAAAGAGAATTAGAATATACAGGAGCAGGTAAGTTGGACCCAGCCGGGCAAACACAGCCATAATAATTGCCATCTGGGCAGAGCAGGGAACACCAAAGGCCAGTAAAAAAATGGCAATGCGTCGCTCCCGGTCCGAGTTTAGCAACCTGGTGCTGATGCAGGCCATAGTAACGCAGCCAAAGCCCAGGATCAGTGGAATGACAGCCTGCCCGTTTAACCCCAGAGCGCTCAGACTCCGGTCAACCAGGGTGGCGATCCTCGGGAGGTAGCCTGAATCCTCAAGAATGGCCATGACGAGGAAAATCCCCAGTACCAGCGGCAAAAGGAGGCCGATCAGGTAGGTCACGGTGAGGGTCAGCACACCGTACTGGCCCGCTAAAATAGTTGTCAGCACCGACCCGGGACCCAGCAAGCCGCCCAGCAGCGATTGAATCGCCGGTTCATAGTAGCCACTCATCATTGGTTCGGTAAAGCCCACTAGATACTGGGCTATAAAGACACCAACCAATTCGTAGATACCCCAGAGGGTCAGTAACAGAAGCGGAAAGCCGGTAACAGGAAGCAGCATCCAGCGCCCCAGCTTGTCGGCAAATCCCTGATTTTCACCGGCTTCCTTAACTACCAGAGAGGCAATCTGGTTGGCCCTTTCCCGGCGGCTCCGGTAAATCGACTCCAGCTCAGCGCCGGGAGCAGCCCCGCAGCGCTGGCTGACTGCGGGATCCCCTTCCAGGATCAGCAATGCCTCGCCCCTGCTGCAAGGGGTACTGACCTGGCTTATTTTTTCCAGTAGAGCACTGTCCACCAGCCCGGGCCGCGCCTGGTAGATTTTTTCCTTGAGTTCATCAATACCCGTATGGTGGACAGCCACTGTACGGACAACGGGGATGCCCAGGAGTTCTTCCAGGAGAGCATGGTTAATCCTCATCCCCCCCCGCTCTGCTTCATCCGCCATATTAAGGGCCACTATGATCGGGACGCCCATATCAATTATCTGCAAAGTAAGGAACAAATCCCGCTCCAGGTGGACCGTATCGACGATATTTACCACTATATCCGCCGCGAGTATAATGTCACGGGTGATTTCTTCTTCTTCACTGTAGCTCGAAACACCATAAACCCCGGGCGTATCAATCACGACATCACCGTTATAACGGCCACAGGCTATGTCGAGAGTGGTCCCGGGGTAATTTGCGACATCCGCATATAATCCTGTGAGAGCATTGAAGAAAACAGATTTACCTACGTTGGGATTTCCGGCCAGGACTATTTTCTTCCCGCCTGCCGGAATCCTGGACTCAATTCCATCGTTCACCGGGTCACACCCTTAATAAAAATTTTCAGTAATAAGCTCCGAGTCCAAGGAATTCGGTATGAACAAATGAACCGGTTTTTCAGGTCATAGCTCAGAAGAGTCGTAAGGCGCAGGGCGTAGGGCGTAAATATTTGAGCAGTTCTTAATCTTTAAGGCTTCTCATAACTCTGACCGGCAGGTAAAAGATAATGCGATGTTCTTTTTACGCCTTACGGCTTACGCCCTACGACCTTTCGTGTGCTTTTCAAGATAATATCATACACATTTTCCATCCTCCTGTGATTACCAATGCAATACAGATAGCTTTTAGCATGGCTCAACCGAGATGGTTTTGGCCAGATTGCGGCCGATGGCTATTTCCTGCTTGTTGCGGGTCACCACTACCGGCCCTGCGGGAACAACCTCCCGGCAGGTTACAACCGCTCCTTCCGACAAACCGAAGCGTATAGCCTGAACCCGGACACGGTCGTTGGGAATTTCCGTAATTTTAACAACCTGTCCTCTACTGGCCTTGTCTAATTGCACGGTTGTCACCTCCCCAAATAATGACAACGATGAAGAACAATGGAGATAATAATCATTATCATTATACAGTGATAAAGAGAACCATTCTCACTTAAATTATAAGGGAGCTGCTAAGGATTAGCAATAATTATTTTTGACGCAAAGGGACAAAATATACTGAATCCCTGCTTTTCTACAGCTGGGTCACGATTACAAAAAAATAAGAGGAAGGGGAGGCATTTTACATGTCCAGCATCGATACCAAAGGTATGCAGGTAGCGGAATTGACCGACGAACAATTTACCCAACTGCGTAAGTTGGAACAGAATTTGAATAACGCGAGCGGCAACCAACAGGAAATTTACTTGCTGGCTGTAACCAGACGCTAAGAAGAACTAGACATAAATCAGCATTAGTTAAGTCTAGTTCCACCCCCGGGGTCTGCCGGTTTTACGCCTCCGGCGCCCCCGGCCAATAATTTAATCTTTCATAAGAAGTTTTGTTGACAGCGAACATCAAAAACCGCTGAGTAAAAGAGCATAGGGGAAGGAAAACAAATACCAGGACAGCCAATATACAAGTACACCATTCTTTCACGCTATCCCCCGGTTTATGTCATATTTCAGCTCATCCCGCTTTCATACTATCAGTTTTTTTATGACACCATTACTTCATCATTATAGGGTTATTATAACTTGACTGGTATGAAGAGGCATGGCAAGGAAACCATCCCTATACCTAATTTTTTTTACAACCTTTCAATACTCTTTGGTTCTAATTGTTACCACACCTTCCATGGTGTATAATGACTCTAATAAACGGCTTAAGACAGACCTCCAGTTCTTACGGGGAGGAGTTGCTCAATTTTTGCATGAACTGAAAATAATCCTTTCCTCTAAAAGAGATCTTGGCCTTTTGATGGTCCTTTTTTTAATGGAATTCACCAGAGGCGCCTTCTTCCTTACTTTTCTTCCTCTCTATGCGGTGAATTACCTGAGCATATCGGTGGCGGCAGCCGGGCTGGCCGTATCAGCCCACTACTTGTTCGAAACGCTGTTTAAAAGCACAGCCGGCTGGGAGTTGGACCGGCGCGGCCTGTGGGTCATCCACCTGGGGCTCCTGTTGGGCCTGCTCGCCCTGTTTATCATTAAATTACAGCCAACGACTTCCGTACTGATTGCCGGCTCGGCTTTTTTCGGGCTGGCCGTATCACCTGTCTGGCTGGCTGTTATCAGCAATGTGGCCCCGGTTCAGTCAAGCGACCGGGCCGCTCGCGTGGGCGTGGTCTTTGCCGTGTGGCTGGCCGGAGGCGGCGGTGGTCCGGTGGCGATCAATTTCTTTATTGTAAATGACTACGGGCTGGCTTTCTGGCTCTTGATCGGCCTTTGGATTTTAGCCATGCTGGTTGCCGCAGTAACACTAAGGGGACCCGGAGGGATCACTGTTGGCGGCGCCGGTTTTTCCTTTAACAAAGAAATTGTAAAATTGGCGCAGAACCAGGCCGTCAAAAAAATACTTCTGCCAGGGATGTTCCTGCAGACCTTGTCGGGGGGGCTGTTGCTGCCGCTATTGCCCATCTACGCTCAGACTGAACTCGGTCTTAACCCCAACCAGTACGCCTTTCTTCTCCTGTCCGCCGGATCAGCGGCGGCAATCTCCTTTCTGCCGATGGGCCGTCTGGCCGACCGGGTCAGGCTTAAAACCCTGCTGGGCACAGGATTCGCTATGACAGCCTTGTCACTTGCCCTGTTTTCGGCGGCCAGGGGAATGGTCAGCGTCTTTCTTCTTGCTGCCCTGCTGGGGTTTTCATACGCTATCGTCCTGCCTGCCTGGAACAACCTGCTGGCCAAAGTTATCTCGCCTGACCGGCAGGCTACCGGCTGGGGCGTGTTTGCAACTATTGAGGGCGCGGGCATTGCCATCGGGCCTGCCCTGGGCGGTTTGGTAGCGCGGTCCTTCGGGATTTCGGCCGTCATAATGCTTACCGTAATGCTCCTGGCGTCAATGGCCTGCTTCTATTTTGCCTACCCGGTTGAAAAGCTGTTTGCAAGGACCAGCTAAAAGGAGTTGTATGCCTTGGATACGCCTTTCATAGATACGCCTTTCATACAAATCTTGTTACTGCTGTTTTTGTCTTACGCCGTTGCGCCGACTGTTCTAATCCGCTTCGGCAGGATCGGCGCTATTTCCCGCGCCCCCAGAGGAGGCGGCAGGGTTGCTCTCACCTTCGATGACGGCCCGGACCCTTTCTATACACCGCAGATCCTGGGAATTCTCAGGGACCACCAGGTAAAAGCCTGTTTCTTTGTGGTCGGTTCAAAAGCCAGGGCCAACCCTGAACTGGTAAGGCAAATCGTAGAAGCCGGTCATGAGATTGGCAACCATGGTTTCTGGCATAAGCCGGTCTGGTTATTGGGACCGGTATCAACTGCTAGAGACATTATTGAGACCAACCGTACTATAGAGGAGTTCACCGGGCAAAAAGTGCGGTATTGCCGCCCGGCCTGGGGGCTCTTCAACCTTTTTTCCATCGCCTATTACCAGCTTAAGGGATTGAAAGTGGTGCTCTGGACCTTTATGAGCTGGGACTGGACAAAAGGAACCTCGCCTGAAAGCATCACCAGGAAAGTATTGAACCGGGTTCGTGACGGGGCCATTCTCATCCTGCACGACAGCGATAAGACCGCCGGAGCGGCCAGAGGCGGCCCGGCTCATGTGATTGAGGCCCTTCCCGCAATTTTGCGGGGACTGCAGCAAAAAGGCTTGCGGCTTGTCCCCTTGGAGGAATTCACCATGAAAAAGCACCGTCTGACTGTTAAAAGCTGCTTCCGGCGGGTTTGGGGCGTATACGATTGGACTATTCGAAAGTTAAGCGGAATCCGGGACCTGCGAGAAGGCAAAAGCTCTTTTTTCAGGATCGCCCTCAGGCGATACAGAGGTAAGGACTGGCCCATGCCGGACGGCAGCGTGTTGAAAGCCGGAGAAACTTACATGGAACTCCATATCAACAATGAGCGCCTGCTTGATACCATCGGGGACAATGTTAAAGTCGAGCGTACAGCCCTGATCGCGTTGCGGGAAGTCCGCAGCGAGCTTCCTGTCATAGCCAGGTTACTGGAATTAGACAACCGTTATCGCCATATAAAGGCGCTCTTGGCCATCACCCTGCTCCACCGCGGTACCGAACACCTCGGG encodes:
- a CDS encoding Fur family transcriptional regulator produces the protein MKNLISDVGDKLRQKEYKLTSRRELVLRVLLENKDKHLSAEEVYNLVKSKAPDTGLATVYRTLELFHEFEIIHAIDFGDGRKRYELGAGLGHSHQHHHLICTQCGNIIEVNEDLLEELENRVCQQHEFTITNHQLKIFGLCKNCSAPK
- a CDS encoding D-alanyl-D-alanine carboxypeptidase family protein, translating into MQTKTGLCTILAVIIMLLFHSPRPAVAVPEISGEAAALIDGRNGQFLYEKNPYQQMYPASTTKILTAVIALENSKLNDMVTITAEACNVEGSALGLLEGEKMSLEDLLYALMLNSGNDAAVAIAVHVAGSVEKFADLMNEKAAEVGAVNSHFINPNGLPDPNHYSTAHDMALISYYAMQNPEFRKIVATKIRTIDRGDPMAQTYLENHNRLLWNYEGAVGIKNGYTEIARQCLVSAANRNGRELVAVVLKTEGANIWTDSQTLLDYGFNDYNNICLTEAGKFVGEVPVRYGLDESVPVQTGCSLNYNFPTDNPADFRPEVKLAANVNAPVKAGTKLGELVFFEGDRELGRVDLIAQKQVDRKLLVQICPWLIAAPVLALLLVIVRVHNNARRRRWKRYKQKYYLSQNNQSLR
- the feoB gene encoding ferrous iron transport protein B — translated: MNDGIESRIPAGGKKIVLAGNPNVGKSVFFNALTGLYADVANYPGTTLDIACGRYNGDVVIDTPGVYGVSSYSEEEEITRDIILAADIVVNIVDTVHLERDLFLTLQIIDMGVPIIVALNMADEAERGGMRINHALLEELLGIPVVRTVAVHHTGIDELKEKIYQARPGLVDSALLEKISQVSTPCSRGEALLILEGDPAVSQRCGAAPGAELESIYRSRRERANQIASLVVKEAGENQGFADKLGRWMLLPVTGFPLLLLTLWGIYELVGVFIAQYLVGFTEPMMSGYYEPAIQSLLGGLLGPGSVLTTILAGQYGVLTLTVTYLIGLLLPLVLGIFLVMAILEDSGYLPRIATLVDRSLSALGLNGQAVIPLILGFGCVTMACISTRLLNSDRERRIAIFLLAFGVPCSAQMAIIMAVFARLGPTYLLLYILILFSILTTTGTFLARYLPGVPAPLLIELPPLRLPQPKNFIKKAWTRSYNFIKEALPLFAGGALFLSILEVTGLLQGLRALLTPLTVNWLHLPPEIADVFIMGAIRKEFGAATIMNLHMLPIQDFVVMLTLTLTVPCIASTMVILKERGWREGILLWCVIYALAFLIGGVTAHLLEAFSKSGALNASSSLLFGLIIFITGAVLVLSMWFRPRKAD
- a CDS encoding FeoA family protein; translation: MQLDKASRGQVVKITEIPNDRVRVQAIRFGLSEGAVVTCREVVPAGPVVVTRNKQEIAIGRNLAKTISVEPC
- a CDS encoding MFS transporter is translated as MHELKIILSSKRDLGLLMVLFLMEFTRGAFFLTFLPLYAVNYLSISVAAAGLAVSAHYLFETLFKSTAGWELDRRGLWVIHLGLLLGLLALFIIKLQPTTSVLIAGSAFFGLAVSPVWLAVISNVAPVQSSDRAARVGVVFAVWLAGGGGGPVAINFFIVNDYGLAFWLLIGLWILAMLVAAVTLRGPGGITVGGAGFSFNKEIVKLAQNQAVKKILLPGMFLQTLSGGLLLPLLPIYAQTELGLNPNQYAFLLLSAGSAAAISFLPMGRLADRVRLKTLLGTGFAMTALSLALFSAARGMVSVFLLAALLGFSYAIVLPAWNNLLAKVISPDRQATGWGVFATIEGAGIAIGPALGGLVARSFGISAVIMLTVMLLASMACFYFAYPVEKLFARTS
- a CDS encoding polysaccharide deacetylase family protein, which codes for MDTPFIDTPFIQILLLLFLSYAVAPTVLIRFGRIGAISRAPRGGGRVALTFDDGPDPFYTPQILGILRDHQVKACFFVVGSKARANPELVRQIVEAGHEIGNHGFWHKPVWLLGPVSTARDIIETNRTIEEFTGQKVRYCRPAWGLFNLFSIAYYQLKGLKVVLWTFMSWDWTKGTSPESITRKVLNRVRDGAILILHDSDKTAGAARGGPAHVIEALPAILRGLQQKGLRLVPLEEFTMKKHRLTVKSCFRRVWGVYDWTIRKLSGIRDLREGKSSFFRIALRRYRGKDWPMPDGSVLKAGETYMELHINNERLLDTIGDNVKVERTALIALREVRSELPVIARLLELDNRYRHIKALLAITLLHRGTEHLGFTAYDMPKGPLRTLISWYERWMLGLYHPGGFKKLGAYRDKLVPKYIVMTRQDLMQRYLPAGLGVGELDVGRGT